In a single window of the Niabella ginsenosidivorans genome:
- a CDS encoding DUF445 domain-containing protein: MMNKDHRSTDTFKRTQLRRHKALATGLFLLMMALFVVCVYLLKTRTDAWIGYVKAFAEAAMVGALADWFAVTALFHHPLGLPIPHTNLIENKKKDIGNNLGNFVVDNFLNAKTLRPYIDKLQISSFIANWLSKETNIELLVTEAGHLLKQMVEKADEAMVVSFITKKSGALLKDIQFNEIAANGLTLIIDRGDHARLLGFLVNKVKNYVIDNEALVKQKVKQESHFLIPGFVNNYIASKLTAGIAKYLDEIEKDPDHKIRRDIHKQLLNFATALKTSSQWQKELQELKDQLLSEEKLKDYATSIWKSAQTSIVRDLSSGNSVLRNYIRRSIKDLEESLQQDAVLRDRIDGWIRRNAYSYILRNTEQAGRLISNTVGNWEGKELSNKLELEVGKDLQFIRINGTLVGGLVGLLIYTLSRLL, translated from the coding sequence ATGATGAATAAAGATCACAGATCAACAGACACGTTTAAAAGGACGCAGCTGCGCAGGCACAAAGCACTGGCAACAGGTTTGTTCCTGTTAATGATGGCGCTGTTTGTTGTTTGCGTGTACCTGTTGAAAACAAGGACAGACGCATGGATCGGTTATGTAAAGGCTTTTGCCGAGGCCGCAATGGTAGGCGCACTGGCAGACTGGTTTGCGGTAACCGCTTTGTTCCATCACCCGTTGGGGTTGCCCATACCGCATACCAATCTTATTGAGAATAAAAAGAAGGACATTGGCAATAACCTGGGCAATTTTGTAGTGGACAACTTTTTAAATGCAAAAACGCTGCGGCCTTATATAGACAAACTGCAGATCAGTTCTTTTATAGCGAACTGGCTCAGTAAGGAGACAAATATTGAGCTGCTGGTTACAGAAGCAGGGCATCTTTTAAAACAGATGGTGGAAAAGGCGGATGAAGCAATGGTGGTCAGCTTTATCACCAAAAAGTCGGGTGCATTGCTAAAGGATATTCAGTTTAACGAGATTGCAGCAAACGGGCTGACGCTGATAATTGACCGTGGAGATCATGCACGCCTGCTTGGTTTTCTGGTAAACAAGGTAAAAAATTACGTGATCGATAATGAGGCCCTGGTAAAACAAAAAGTAAAACAGGAAAGTCATTTTCTGATACCGGGCTTTGTTAATAATTATATTGCCTCCAAACTGACCGCCGGTATTGCAAAATATCTTGATGAAATTGAAAAAGACCCGGACCATAAGATCCGCAGGGATATTCATAAACAGTTATTGAATTTTGCAACTGCTTTAAAAACAAGCTCCCAATGGCAAAAAGAATTGCAGGAGCTGAAAGACCAGTTACTTTCAGAAGAAAAGCTGAAGGATTATGCAACATCCATCTGGAAAAGCGCGCAGACAAGCATTGTACGGGATCTTTCATCCGGTAATTCCGTTCTCCGGAACTATATCAGAAGATCCATAAAAGATCTTGAAGAAAGTCTGCAGCAGGACGCAGTATTGCGGGACCGGATTGACGGATGGATCCGCCGCAACGCCTATTCCTATATTCTGAGAAATACGGAACAGGCCGGCCGGCTCATCAGCAATACCGTAGGCAACTGGGAGGGCAAGGAGCTGAGCAATAAGCTGGAGCTGGAAGTGGGAAAGGACTTACAGTTTATCCGTATCAACGGTACCCTGGTTGGTGGCCTGGTAGGATTGCTGATCTACACATTAAGCCGGCTCTTATAA